In Pseudomonadota bacterium, the following are encoded in one genomic region:
- the rsmA gene encoding 16S rRNA (adenine(1518)-N(6)/adenine(1519)-N(6))-dimethyltransferase RsmA has protein sequence MSNLPSLSDTIRRAGLKPSKRLGQNFLLDQNLTDKIVSVAGDLTQCTVIEIGPGPGGLTRSLLAADAKKVITIEFDPRCKEILQELKYHYGGRFEYIIQDALTIDASALVDDPKKIVANLPYNVATSLLLQWLQQIESFESLTLMFQKEVADRLLANPRTSAYGRLSVMTQWRATVDRAFNVPARAFTPSPKVDSTVVHLRPRKDFEAGVTWRSLETVTKVAFQKRRKMLRSTLRALFPENLENILRELDITPTARAEELSVQQFVNLARCWQHSLG, from the coding sequence ATGTCTAACCTGCCTTCGTTATCAGATACAATACGTCGTGCGGGCCTAAAGCCCAGCAAACGACTGGGTCAAAATTTTCTCTTGGATCAAAATCTGACAGATAAAATTGTGTCCGTTGCAGGGGATTTGACTCAGTGCACAGTTATAGAGATTGGGCCAGGTCCTGGAGGCTTGACTCGCAGCCTTTTAGCAGCAGATGCCAAAAAAGTCATCACCATAGAATTTGATCCAAGGTGCAAAGAGATTTTGCAAGAACTCAAATATCACTATGGCGGTCGATTTGAATACATCATCCAAGATGCCCTAACGATTGACGCCAGTGCTCTGGTAGATGACCCTAAAAAAATTGTCGCTAATCTACCCTATAACGTGGCAACCTCGCTTCTGTTGCAGTGGTTGCAACAGATTGAGTCTTTTGAAAGCTTAACCTTAATGTTTCAAAAAGAGGTGGCAGACAGATTGCTAGCCAATCCTCGAACATCAGCTTATGGAAGGCTGTCCGTAATGACCCAGTGGAGGGCCACAGTGGATCGAGCATTTAATGTTCCGGCTCGTGCATTTACGCCGTCTCCCAAAGTTGACTCTACAGTTGTGCATCTAAGGCCTCGAAAAGATTTTGAAGCGGGCGTCACTTGGAGATCTCTCGAAACGGTCACCAAGGTTGCCTTTCAAAAACGCCGTAAAATGTTGCGTTCGACTTTGAGGGCTCTATTTCCTGAAAATTTGGAGAACATACTACGTGAATTAGACATTACTCCTACAGCTCGCGCCGAAGAGCTTTCGGTGCAGCAGTTTGTTAATTTAGCACGTTGTTGGCAGCATAGCCTTGGTTGA
- a CDS encoding peptidylprolyl isomerase, producing the protein MKISKTLLYSFLFPIAMVGLSINYFCVAAIKHESVIAAVVNEGHILKSELRDRVNLVASSGQLEKTAEVRKQLMDQILKVMIDELLQIQLTEKFDLKVSDEELEQEFAILEERNGMQKGGLVKFLAHHKIPKSILMQQIKAGSVWRNYIRQRYRPLVQISNSEIQNAARRVENEKGQNQVLIAEIVLPFDTPSEARNAKMQATKLLQQLRKGAQFPMVAHQFSKSASAARGGDIGWITVSRLDAPLRQALEQMNSGGLSEPILSGDAYHIVLVRDQREAGKSAEKFVSFFKVFVPWAEGSTMEQKEQLFNRVMKISKTAKSLSILKQLVKSLPKVDTKMMPDTRLNSLHPQLRSVLEKLPKGKPSEAIGTPMGVFVFLVDELKEIQPNTEDEIRQGLLEKKLTQISQREMRNLRREAFIDIRG; encoded by the coding sequence ATGAAAATTTCTAAGACCCTACTCTATTCGTTTCTGTTCCCAATCGCAATGGTTGGCTTATCCATTAATTATTTTTGTGTTGCTGCAATCAAGCATGAATCTGTTATTGCGGCCGTTGTCAATGAAGGGCATATTTTAAAATCTGAACTGCGTGATCGCGTCAATCTTGTGGCGAGCTCTGGGCAACTTGAAAAAACAGCGGAGGTACGCAAGCAACTTATGGATCAAATCCTAAAGGTCATGATTGATGAACTCTTGCAGATTCAGCTGACTGAAAAGTTTGACCTCAAGGTATCTGACGAGGAATTGGAACAAGAATTTGCTATCCTTGAAGAGCGTAATGGGATGCAAAAAGGTGGTCTTGTGAAATTTTTAGCACATCACAAGATTCCAAAATCGATCCTGATGCAACAGATTAAGGCAGGTTCAGTATGGAGGAATTACATTCGACAAAGATATCGGCCCCTGGTCCAGATCAGTAATAGTGAGATTCAAAATGCTGCAAGACGTGTAGAGAACGAAAAGGGTCAAAATCAGGTTTTAATTGCAGAAATTGTCTTACCATTTGATACGCCGAGTGAAGCCCGCAATGCCAAAATGCAAGCAACAAAGTTGTTACAGCAGCTGCGCAAAGGAGCACAATTTCCCATGGTTGCCCACCAATTTTCTAAATCGGCAAGCGCTGCACGTGGCGGAGATATTGGTTGGATAACGGTCAGTCGGTTGGATGCACCTTTGCGTCAAGCATTAGAGCAGATGAATTCTGGAGGCCTTTCTGAACCAATTCTCAGTGGTGATGCTTATCATATTGTATTAGTTAGAGACCAGCGAGAAGCGGGTAAGTCAGCAGAGAAATTTGTAAGCTTCTTTAAAGTTTTTGTCCCGTGGGCAGAAGGTAGTACCATGGAGCAAAAAGAGCAGCTTTTCAATCGGGTAATGAAGATAAGTAAAACGGCTAAAAGCTTATCTATCCTTAAGCAATTGGTTAAAAGCTTGCCCAAAGTTGATACCAAAATGATGCCTGACACTCGATTGAACTCACTGCATCCTCAGTTGCGCTCTGTTCTAGAAAAACTACCAAAAGGTAAGCCAAGTGAGGCCATTGGGACTCCGATGGGGGTTTTTGTGTTTTTAGTAGATGAGCTGAAGGAAATTCAACCGAATACCGAAGATGAGATTCGTCAGGGATTGCTTGAGAAAAAACTTACTCAGATCTCACAGAGAGAGATGCGCAACCTTCGTCGAGAGGCTTTTATTGATATACGCGGTTAA